The window TATTGTATTATGTATCGCCAGAATGGGAGTTAGAAAATGGAGGTAATTTAGAGTTATGGCCTAATGGCTTAAAGAAAACTCCATTAACTATTGTTAGTAAATTTAATAGGTTAGTGGTTATGGCAACACATAATAATTCGTGGCACTCTGTTAGTAAGGTTAATTCTGATGCTGTTAGGTGCTGTGTTTCTAATTATTATTTTTCTGAAAAACCGTTGTTTCAGTCAGATTCTTTTCATGTAACTACTTTTAGAGCTTATCATAAGGAAAAAATAAGAGATGTTTTCTTATTGGTGGATAATTTTTTACGTTCAAGTATTCGTAAAGTTTTAAAAAATGGTATAAAAAAATCTTCACATCAATATAAGAAGTAACTAACAGTTTTCAAAAACACTAAGCAATTTAGGTTCTTCTTTTTCCCAAACTAATTTTTCTTTAGCTTTTTTTAATTCCGAAGAAAAATCTCTTTCAAGTATTTTTTTTATCTGATTTGCTAGTTTTTTAGGAGCTCTGTCGTTAATAATTTCACCAACCTTGTAATCTATAATAACACGTTTCATTTCTGGTAAATTAGAAACTAAAACGGGAACCTCAGCTTGTATATAATCAAATATTTTATTGGGTAATGCGTAACGATAATTTAAACCTAAATTTTCTTCTAAGCTAATTCCTAGATCAGCTAAAGGTGTTATTTTATGCAATTCTTTTGGGGTTAATTTGCCTAAAAACTTCACCTTGTCATTAAGATTCTCTTTAGTAGTTTTGTTTTTTAAATCTTCATAAACATCACCACTTCCAATAATTATAAAGATATGGTTATTAAGATGTTTCATTACATTAATCATTAATTCTAAACCACGACCAATATTAAGGGAACCTTGATAAATAATTATTTTTTTAGTTTTAGTAGAAAAAGAAATTTTGCCCTTTTTAATAGTTTTTTTAACTGGTAAATTTCTAACAACTTTAAAGTTTGTTTTGTGTTTTTTGTTATAGAAGTCAGCAATGCTTTTGCAAACTGTATAGCAGTTTTCTAGTTTAGGTAAGATCAGATTTTCTAATTTTAACCAAACGTATTTTACAAAAGGTTTGTTAATCAATTCTGGAGATTCTGTAAACAGTTCGTGACTATCATAAACCAGTTTTTTACGTTGAATTTTACCGACTAAAAAATTAGCTAAAAGAGTATCTAAATCGTTCGATAGTAAGATGTCTTTTTTTGAGAAAAGTAACAAAAAGAAGATTCTAAAATTATATTCAGCATAAAATAAAAAACCAGTATTAAAAAGTAAATTAATTCTTTTAGTGTTGTATTTTCTATCTAATTTAAAACTATTAGGTAATTTTCTTCCAATTAAAAGTACATTAAAATTATTATTATGTAATGTATTACAAACTTTATCTACACGTTGGTCGGTAGACAAGTCATTAGTAACAGAAACAATTATTCTTTTCAAGAGATAGATTTAAAACTGCAAGATAAAAAAAAGAAAACCCACTTCTAAAAGAGAAGTGGGAAATTGCTATGAAAAACTATGAAAGAGTGTATTGCGCACTCTAAATAGTAAGTCTTTTGTAAGTTTACAAACTTACAGTATAACTCTTAAAAATTAGTTAAGAGTTATTTGTGGAGACGCCGAGACTATAATTATATACATGATTATACAAGTGTTCTTTTCTCATTTCTTAAAAACCTTTTAAATACAGCGTTTGTGATTAATTTTCACTTTCTATTGTAAAATAATGTATAATGATATATATGTTTGGCTGACTAAATGCTGGCTAAATGTTATCTTTGTTAAAAATAAGCAATATGGCGAGGATAAAATTCATTTTACAAGGTAAAAGTTCTAATTCACAAATCTATTTACGATTATCTCTCAGCAAATATGTTTCTTTTAAAAGAAAGACTGGATATTCAATAGATTATAAAGATTGGAGTAAATCAACAGGTTTTCCAAAGTCTAACGACCCGTTTAATAAGAATTTAAAGGTGGACTTAAAGAATCTTGAAGTATTTGTTGAGAAAGAGCTGAATGTTTCAAATACAAATGGAATGGATGTAACTTCATTATGGCTAAAAGATTCAATTGCAAATTTTTTAGGTAAGTCAGAAGCTAAAGAACTTGATTACTTAGTAGATTATACAAAGCAATATATTGAAAGACTTAGGAATAAGTCTAATAATAATGGACAGAAAGGAGTGTCTGAAGCTACTATAAAAAAGAGAACTACTATTCTTAATAAGATTGTTAAATTTCAAAATCATACTAAAAGAAAATTTAAAGTTAAAGATGTCGATTTAAAGTTTAGAGAAGAATTTATAGAGTTTTTAGATTCTGAAGAGAAGTTGTCTGAAGGAACAATTGGTAAGTATTTAAAAGAAGTAAAAACAATTTGTTTTGATGCTCAAAAAAATAATATAGATGTTAGTTCTCAGTTGATTCACTTTAAGGGTTTTAATGTAGATTCAATTCATGTAACATTGTCTTTTGATGAAATTAAGGAGATTCAGAAAACAAAATTTGAAGACAAGTATTTAGAGTTGGCGAAAAAATGGCTAATAATAGGTTGCTATACAGGTCAGAGGGTTTCTGATTTAATGAGAATGAATAAAAGCATGATTGAAAAGCATCGAGAATATGAGTTTATTGTGTTAACTCAAAAGAAAACTAAAAAAATTGTGCAAATACCGATTCACAATGAAGTAAAATCTATTTTAGATTCTTTAGATGGTAATTTTCCTGATGTTTTTAGTGAGAATGAGAGTAGTAATTCAGCTTTGTTTAATAAATATTTAAAATTGGTTTGTAAAGACGCTAAACTTACTTATTTAGCTGAAGGCAAGCTTAGAAATGAAGAGACAGAGAGATTAGAGATTGGTAAGTTTCCAAAATATAAATTAGTTTCTTCTCATATTTGTAGAAGGTCGTTTGCAACGAATTTTTATGCGCAAAGAAGGTATCCAACACCATTATTAATGAACATTACAGCACATTCAACCGAAAAGATGTTCTTAAAATATATAGGAAAGAAACCGATAGATTACGGGCTCCAGTTAGCTAAGATATGGGCTGAAGATATTTAGTGTTGCTTTAGTTTTTTTAAATCTGAATAAAATAAATATAGAAGGAAATTTTTAATAGATTTGTGAGAATGTATAGATCAATAGATAAGATACTCGATAAAATAAATAAAGTTGGACTTAATAATTTGTCTTACGATGAAAAGACTTACTTAAAACAATATAATTCAAATTCAATAGATAAAGGGCTGGAGGATTGGTTGTTTGGTAAACAAGAAGACTCTTATGATGATAATGGTAATAAGTTATTATATGATGAGTTTGATGATAGTGAAGATATTTTTCATAATCATATTAAATTAAAACGAGTGATTTCAAAAGTGTTAAATAAACATTCGTTTACGAATAATGCAGATTGGGGAGGTGCAGATGTTTGGGGGCTTAAAACAATTGATAATATTACTGGATTATTTATTTATCTTGGAGATGATGAAGATTTTGTACTATTAAATAGGAGAATTAATGAAGAGGAGGATTACGAAGACACGGTTTTACAAACTATAACTAATAATATAGAGTTGAATGTTTTGTTTTTGGATCATATAAATCCTTGAAAATAAAAGTTTATTAATAATTTAAAACGCTTTGAATTAACGTACAACAGGTGTAAGTTTTATGTTTTTGTTAAACTGTATGATAACTAAAAAAAATGCTAGTATTTTTAAATGAGTAAATTTAGAATTGAACCTCAACCAGGGAGTATATTAGGGTCACTCAGGAGTATTGGGTATAACTTAAAAACAGCTTTGTCTGATATAATTGATAACTCTATTGCTGCAGAAGCAAAAAGAATAGAAATTGTAAATAACGATTTCAAGGTGGAAAATGCTCATTTAGAATGGATGGCAATTGTTGATGATGGTTTAGGTATGACATCTGAAACAATGATTAAAGCTCTAACTTTAGGGGGTGAAGGAATTGAAAAAGAAAGAAACGCTGAAGATCTAGGGAGGTTTGGGTTAGGTTTGAAAACGGCTAGTTTCTCTCAATGCAGGAAGTTAACGCTAATTTCAAAAAAAGAAACGATCAATAGTTTTGTTTTTGATTTAGATTATATTAGTAAAAATGGATGGGAAATTTATTCTATAGAAAATCAGGAAAACTTAATACAAAAAATAAATGCTAGAATTGAAAATAAAGAAATTCTTAAAGGTGAAAATTGGACGATTGTTTATTGGGGAAATTTAGACAAAATACAAATTAATTCTATTTCCAGCTTTCATTTGGAACTTTCTAAAGTGCGAAATCATATTGGATTAATTTATCATAAATTTAATAATTCTGTTTCTATTAGGTTAAATGGCACTCTTGTTAATTATTGGAATCCCTACAGTACTGCCATTTCTAGTCAAGAAAAGAATTTTAAGTATGGTTCAGGGAATGAGACATACTCTTTAAAAGGTCACGTATTAAAGCATTCTAGTGAATTTAATAATAAAAGCGAATACGGAGATCAATCTAAGATTGGGACTTTTAATCAGAACCAAGGTTTCTTTGTCTATAGAAATAATAGATTAATTTACCGTGGAAGTTGGTTAGGGCTTTTTAACAAAGAACATCATTATATCTTAGCAAGAGTTGAAATTAATTTATCTAATAGTTTATCTTCTGATTTGGCATGGGGTGTAAATATAAGTAAGTCATCCGTTTCCATTCCTAAGTTTGCAGAAGCAGATATAAGAGCGGAATGTAATAGAATTAGAACAGAAGCTAATAATACATTTAGATTTCATGGAGGATTAAAGAAACATAAAGTTAGAAGAAAGAGTGCTGAAGCTAAAATACAGCCAATATGGAACTTTGAATCTAAGGGGACTAAAATTGGAGAAAAGAATCAGTATAAAATTAACGTTAAACATCCATTATTAGATAATTTTTTGAAAAAACATGTTTCTAATAAACAAGCTAATAATGAGTTTAAACAAATTTTAAAGTACTTAGAAAATTACTTGCCAATTGATAATATTTTTGCAAGAAAAGCAAATAATGAAGTTGAACAGCCCTTAGAAGATGATAGTGAAATTTTTGAAAAATTTAAAAGGTTTATGTCTATATACGAAGAAGATATGGGAGCAAATGAAGCCTTTTCAATTTTAATTAATGTTGAACCATTTAATAGTCTGTCTTTTAACGAAGAGCGATTAATTGAAATGGGAGTAGATGTAAGTCAACTATAAAGCAAAAAAAAAAGATATGGAAAACAAAGAAATTAAAGATGCAGTTCAAAGTAACTTACTCAACCTAATAAGTAGAGGTGTAGAAATCACAAATGCAGTTATAAGAGAAAGAGTGAACAGATATCACCCTATGTATCCTGTGGATGAATATCCTAATATAAAATGGGAGAGAATTATCAATGAATTAGAAACTCATCATACTATAACTATTGGAGTTAGTGAAACATTGTATAATAATCATAGGATTCCTTGGGTTAGAAATTATAAGCAAAATAATCCTAATTTATTAGATTTTCCATTCTGGAATAATTACAAGAGGTACTTAACAGAAATACAACATTTACCTCAAACAGTTGTAGATGAAATTGATCAAAGCACGGATGCAATACTTGATGGAATGTCAAACCCTAATGAAGGTAAAAATTTCGAAAAGAAAGGCCTAGTTATCGGTTATGTTCAATCGGGAAAAACTGGTAATTATGTTGGGTTAATTAATAAAGCTATAGATGTAGGGTATAAATTTATAGTTGTATTGGCAGGTATGCATAACAATTTGCGTCAACAAACTCAATTTAGAATAGATCAAGGAGTTAATGGAATTCAAAGGATTAATGGTGAGACAAAACCTGTAGGGGTAGGGACTTTATTAAATAGGTTTAATACGCAAACTCAAACGTTAACCACAGCTGATGTAAATGGCGATTTCAATTCAGCAGCTGCCAATATGAATGGAATTAATTTTAATGTTGATACTCCATTAATCGCTGTAATTAAGAAGAATATACACCCTTTAACAAATATGAATAAGTGGTTAGAGAATGTAATAGGGATTAATAAAGAAACTCAATCTGATAAAACGGTTTTAATTATTGATGATGAAGCTGATCAAGCAAGTATAAATAATAACTTTAAACCTGAAGACTTAAACGCTCCTTTAATTGATGATGAAGGGAATGAAGATGAAGCTAATACCCCAAGCGCTATAAGTGGAGGGATAGTTAATTTGATGAATAAATTCAGTAGAAGGTGCTATACTGGTTATACTGCAACACCTTATGCTAATGTTTTAATACCTTTAGATAATCCTCATCACCAAAGTATATTTCCAGAAGACTTTATTGTTAGGCTAAAACAGCCTTCAAATTATTTAGGGCCTGAAAAATATTTTGAACAAGGATTGCCAGGAATACTGCAAATAGATAGTTCAGAAGGTTTTTCCGATGAACTGAAAGCTTTTAAAAAAGAAGAAATTGAAGAGTTAAATATTCCAAACTCTTTGAAAATGGCTACGAAACAATTTATAATCTCTGGCGCATTACGTTTTTTTAGGGATCAACAAAATTCACATATGTCTATGCTTATCCATGTATCCCATTTGACTAGGATACAAAATCATTTAGGAGTTGTTTTTAGAGATTATTGGAGTGAATTAAAGGGAGCTATTGAAAATAATAATGAAAAACTGTGGGAGGATTTGAAATCATTATATCAAGGTAAAAAGGTAAATGGATTGATAAGTGAAATTCAAAGTCAAAAAAAATACACTAGTGAATACTCAGCAAATGAATCTTTTCAAAATAATAATTTTGATCTTCCAATAGATTTTAGTGAATTAAGAGATTACGTAAGAAGTTTTGTTGCAGCAGTTGAAATTTTAGTAGTTAATGGAAATAAAATTAATAAAGGGCAAAGTTTAGATTATCATTTACATCCAAATGGTCGTAAAGTAATTGCTATAGGAGGTAACACTATGTCAAGGGGCTTAACTCTAGAGGGGTTACACACCAGTTATTTTATTAGGCACGCAAGGACATTTGATACTTTAATGCAAATGGGACGTTGGTTTGGGTACAGATCTAATTATGCGGATTTATGCAGAGTAATAACCTCTTCAGATATAGCAACTGATTTCAGTGAGATCTGTTTAGCAGATACCACAATGAATGAAAATATTTCAGCAATGATTAGAAGTAACGCTTCTCCAAGAGATTTTTTAATAAAAATTAGACAGTCAACGACAAGTTTGTCGGTCACATCTAAAATGGGTGTTGGAGGTGAAATGCAGATCAGTTGGGCTGGTGGAGAAGTTATAACGAATTTATTGACAAGAAATTCAGAAACTATTTTAAATAATCACAATGTTGTAATTGATTTAATTTCTAAAATTGAAAACAAATGTCAAATAAATAAATCTGATAATAAGTTAGTTTTTGAGAACGTTTTTTTAGAAGGCGAGTTAGATTATTTCAAAGATAATTTTATAGTTGAAAACAATAATGGTAGTCTAGAATTATCTAAGATATTTGAGTTTTATAAAAAATCTGGTTTTGATACAGTTAATGTAGTTATTGTGGGAAGAAAATCAGGAGTAAAAGGAAATTACTCGTTTCTTGGTAAAAAAATGGGTCTTGCACAAAGAAATAGCAAGGATCCCGAATATTATCCGCATTTTAAAGTTCCAAACGGCAAACTTACTGACGCTTCATATATAGCTAGTTTTATTGAGGTTAATAAAATTGGTCTAACAGAAAAAGAACAACGATCACCTTCAATAACTTGTACATATCTTAGTAAACCAATTATAACTTTTGTTGCTCTTGATCCAGAATATTTTTATAGTAACATTAAAGTGGAAAGAAGCGAATCTCCTTCTTTGGAAAATATGCACAAAGGGTTGCAGGATTTAATTGATCAGGAAAGTGGAGGTTATTCGTCAATACCTTATGGATTATCTATTGCTACTCCATCTAAAAAACCAGGTAGTGGACTTATTAACAATAATTCAGTATCAGTTTTAGTAAATCAAATGGTAAAAGAAAATATTTAAAGATTATGAACATAAAGAAAATATTTTCAGAATTAATAGTTAGTGAATCTTCTAGCGGTAAATATAATACTAGATTAATAGATTTCGATGAAGCTAATAGGTACAAAACAATTTTAGCTATAGATAAATTATCTGATAATCAAAAGTGCGTTTTATTGCAATTGAAAAATGGAGGTAAGAGTTCGCAGGTTATCATTAATAATATCAATACTTTGGATAGTATTCAAATAGATACTTTCCCAGTTCCCGATCCAGGTACAACAGAATTAGATACTTATTACAGTATAAAGCTTGATAGAAATACGGAAGAAGATATTTTTTACACTTTTTTAACTGATATCATAGAGACTGCAAAAAAGTCTATTTCAGAGTTAGTTATTTTAGATATCTTGAAAAGAGTTAAATCTTGGATGAACTTTTTTAAAGCTAAAAAAACAGGAGTTTTAACAGAAAGTAGTCAGATAGGATTATTCGCAGAACTAACAGTATTGAAGGTTTTGTTAGAGGAAAATCCAAAAGATATTCTAGATGTAGTTACAAGTTGGGTGGGACCAAAAAATCAAAATCAAGACTTTATTTTTCCTAATACACAAGCTGTAGAGGTGAAGTGTACCACAAAAAATAATCGATATGAGGTTAAAATTAACAATGAATTTCAACTTGATGGCACAGGTTTAAGTGGTTTGTTTTTAGTTGTTTATCAGGTAAAAAGACATAAAATTACTGAAGCTTCATCTTTACCTTCTTTACCTAAAATAATTGAAGAAATTGAAAATTTATTAATCCATGATACGGATGCTAAATTTGAATTTGCAGGGTTATTATTGGAAGTTGGATATTTAGCTGAAGCTGAAATTGAATACTTAGATTTTGGGTTTCAAATAATTAATGAACCTGAAATATATGATGTAAATACAAGGTTTCCAAAATTAGCAAGAGTATCTATTCCTAACTCAATAAAAAAAATTGAGTATAATTTGAATTTACAAGATCAACCAACTCTTGACTTAACTCTTAATAATTTAATAACCTTATAATGAGTTTTTTTACAACTTTAAAATCTTTAGTAGAAGAGAAATTATCTAAAGATACACATTTAAATGCTGAGTCAGCTTTTAGTGAAATTTGTTCAGAGTATTTGGTAGACTCTTCTCTAATTTCAAATTTTCAACATTCTCAATATTTTAAAGAAGTTGTTGGAGGTAGGAATTTGAAGATTGATGGATTTAGTTTAAATGAAAATGAGACTGTTTTATCTTTCTTCGTTACTAATTTTAATAATTCGGAAGAAGGGAGTAAAATAAACAAGAATGATGTTGAGTTGATTTTCAAACAGTTGTATAGAGTTTTAAATTATGTAATAAGAACCAATGAATATAATCTTCCTAAGTCAAATATCTTATCTGCATTAAACTCAGAGTTTAATGCAGATATTAAAAACAATATTGTAAAGATTGATTTTTATTTATTTACCAATAATACCGCTGTAAATAATAAAGAAGTTGACGTAACTAAAATTATATCTAAAGTCGATAATGAATCGGCTATTGATTTTAATTTTAGAATATATGATATTAAAGAATTTGAAAGATTACATAAAAATAATCAAAAATTAGATATTGACGTTTTAGATTATTATGATAAACCTATAAATATTTTAAAACCTAAGATTGGAGTCTCAAGTTACGGAACTGCGATAGCAATACTACCTGCTAAATTTTTATACAATATTTATAGTGATTTTGGAGGGCGATTATTAGAAAGTAATGTGAGATCGTTTTTATCAACACGAATTAAAGTAAATAAAGGGATAAAAAATACCTTAATAAATAATCCAGAAATGTTTCTAGCATATAATAACGGATTGTGTGTTACTGTTTCTGAAATAATATTAAATGAAGATAAATCTGTTAAAACATTTAAAAATTTTCAAATTGTAAATGGAGGTCAGACGACCTCTTCAATATTTTTTGCAACACAAGATGCTAAAAAGTTAAGACTGAATGTTGAGCTCGAAAAAGTTAATGTAATGGCAAAAATTACAGAAATTCGAAGGAATATAGATTCGGTTAAAATTCAATCAAATATCGCAAAAAATAGTAACCTCCAGAATGCTGTTAAGCAATCAGATTTATCTAGTAATGAAGAGTACTTAATTAATTTACATACTTGTTCCAAAAAATTCAGGAATCCAACCTCGAATAATTATTATTATTTTGAACGAACAAGAGGTCAATATCAGCTGGAGAAGAATTTAAGTAAAAATGAAAAATACTTTTTAAATCTATTTCCAAGTAAAAATAAGATAGAAAAATCTGACTTGTCAATTTTGTTTTTTTGTGCGATAAGTAGCAAAATTGAACCTTTTATTTCAGTACAGAGTGCCGAAAAAAGGTATAAAATTATTCGTGATCAATTCGAGTCCGAGAATAAAAAAATAAGTGAAAACTATTATGTTAATATAATTGGTGCATTTATATTTTATAAGGTATTTAAAACTAAATACGGAGTAGGTGTAAATGCTATAGGTAGAATTAGAAAAAATGTAGTTGCTTATTCAGTTTCATTAATTCAGGAATACTTATTAAAAGAGAATAAGAGCATTGATTTTCAAGAAATATGGAATAATGGAGGGGTAAACATTCCTGAAACTGTTATCAAAGAGTTTTTATTATATGTAAATCAATTGCTACTTAAAAACTTAGATGATGGGCGTCTTGATGAAGCTTGTAAAAAAAGAGATTCTTGGGAAAAAATAAAAGCAAAAGTTGATTGGTTAAAATTAGACCCAATCACTGAGTCAATTCCAATAAATAAAATTCAGAAGTTTAAGAATAATAAATCATCTAAATTAAATTTAGATAGTAAGTATAAGTTAATAGTCGACGAAATAAATAGGATGATTTCCAGCCCTTCAAAATATGTAATACTCCAAAAACGTATTTTAAACGAGATCGAAACTTATATGAAAGATGGAATGTCCTTATATAGTCGTAGACATTACAGGTTAATTAAGGATCATTTTAGACCTAATTCCAAATTAACAGAATATAAACCAAAAACCTATAATATATATCTTGTAGAATGTCAGAATAAAAATGGAGAATTAATAAACAGGAAGTTTTCTGACTTAAAAATACATTTAGAAGAACTTTATCGAGTCTTTAATGAAATATTAAAAGATGAACTTTTAAAGTTAGATCAAAAAATATAATTCAATTTATTGTAAAAATTAATATTAATTGAAACTAATCTAGCTTAATAAAAAATAGTTCGATTATTAAACATAAAGCATTTACTTTTGAGTCACTCAATGAAAAATAAAAAGAAATATAGTTATATAGATTTATTTGCAGGCGCAGGTGGATTGACTATTGGCTTTGGGAATAATGGATTTCATTTGGAGATAGCTAATGATATAGCTGAACCTGCTTTAAATACTTTCAAACGAAATTTAAAACAAACTCACCCTGAAACAAATATTAATCGGGTAATTTTAGGTGATATTAAAGAGTTATATGAACATTTAGGTAATGGTCAAGTTGTTTACAACTTACAGGGGCATATGACTATAGAGACCAATAAAGAAAGTGAACTAAGAAAAAAAGCACCTTCAATAAAAGATGATAGTAGTGTAAGAGAATTACTTTCTTCGATTGAAAATGTGGATGTTCTAGTTGGCGGTCCACCTTGTCAGGGATTTTCAATGATAGGTCGATCTAAAAAAGCAACTTTAGAAGAGCGAACAAAAGGTTTTATCGACGATCCTAGGAATCAGTTATTTAAATATTATTTAAAGTTTGCTGAGAAATTGTCTCCAAAATTAGTTTTAATTGAAAATGTTAAAGGTTTGGCATCTGCATCAGCTTATCGAGAGTTAATTGAGGAATCTTTAAAGGATACAGGAGAGTTTGGTTATGATACCTCCTCTTGTGTTTTAAATGCAAAAGACTTTGGATTAGCTCAAAGTAGAGAAAGAATTTTTTTTATTGGAGTTAGGAAGGACTTATATCAAAAATATAATGTCGAAGCTTCCAGTATTTTTGAAGAAATTAATAAATCAAAAAAAGAACCTTTAAAATTAAAAGATGTAATTTTTGATTTACCTCAAATAAAAGCAAATCCAAAACCGAATAATTATAAAGAAGAGGCTGAAATTCCATTTAGTAGAATAAAAACTTCCTTTGGTAAAAATATTTCTGACGAAGCCTACTGTGAGTTGCTTAATAAAGAAAAAAGCAGTAGATATT of the Tenacibaculum todarodis genome contains:
- a CDS encoding glycosyltransferase gives rise to the protein MKRIIVSVTNDLSTDQRVDKVCNTLHNNNFNVLLIGRKLPNSFKLDRKYNTKRINLLFNTGFLFYAEYNFRIFFLLLFSKKDILLSNDLDTLLANFLVGKIQRKKLVYDSHELFTESPELINKPFVKYVWLKLENLILPKLENCYTVCKSIADFYNKKHKTNFKVVRNLPVKKTIKKGKISFSTKTKKIIIYQGSLNIGRGLELMINVMKHLNNHIFIIIGSGDVYEDLKNKTTKENLNDKVKFLGKLTPKELHKITPLADLGISLEENLGLNYRYALPNKIFDYIQAEVPVLVSNLPEMKRVIIDYKVGEIINDRAPKKLANQIKKILERDFSSELKKAKEKLVWEKEEPKLLSVFENC
- a CDS encoding phage integrase SAM-like domain-containing protein; amino-acid sequence: MARIKFILQGKSSNSQIYLRLSLSKYVSFKRKTGYSIDYKDWSKSTGFPKSNDPFNKNLKVDLKNLEVFVEKELNVSNTNGMDVTSLWLKDSIANFLGKSEAKELDYLVDYTKQYIERLRNKSNNNGQKGVSEATIKKRTTILNKIVKFQNHTKRKFKVKDVDLKFREEFIEFLDSEEKLSEGTIGKYLKEVKTICFDAQKNNIDVSSQLIHFKGFNVDSIHVTLSFDEIKEIQKTKFEDKYLELAKKWLIIGCYTGQRVSDLMRMNKSMIEKHREYEFIVLTQKKTKKIVQIPIHNEVKSILDSLDGNFPDVFSENESSNSALFNKYLKLVCKDAKLTYLAEGKLRNEETERLEIGKFPKYKLVSSHICRRSFATNFYAQRRYPTPLLMNITAHSTEKMFLKYIGKKPIDYGLQLAKIWAEDI
- a CDS encoding DUF6576 domain-containing protein; translated protein: MYRSIDKILDKINKVGLNNLSYDEKTYLKQYNSNSIDKGLEDWLFGKQEDSYDDNGNKLLYDEFDDSEDIFHNHIKLKRVISKVLNKHSFTNNADWGGADVWGLKTIDNITGLFIYLGDDEDFVLLNRRINEEEDYEDTVLQTITNNIELNVLFLDHINP
- a CDS encoding ATP-binding protein; this translates as MSKFRIEPQPGSILGSLRSIGYNLKTALSDIIDNSIAAEAKRIEIVNNDFKVENAHLEWMAIVDDGLGMTSETMIKALTLGGEGIEKERNAEDLGRFGLGLKTASFSQCRKLTLISKKETINSFVFDLDYISKNGWEIYSIENQENLIQKINARIENKEILKGENWTIVYWGNLDKIQINSISSFHLELSKVRNHIGLIYHKFNNSVSIRLNGTLVNYWNPYSTAISSQEKNFKYGSGNETYSLKGHVLKHSSEFNNKSEYGDQSKIGTFNQNQGFFVYRNNRLIYRGSWLGLFNKEHHYILARVEINLSNSLSSDLAWGVNISKSSVSIPKFAEADIRAECNRIRTEANNTFRFHGGLKKHKVRRKSAEAKIQPIWNFESKGTKIGEKNQYKINVKHPLLDNFLKKHVSNKQANNEFKQILKYLENYLPIDNIFARKANNEVEQPLEDDSEIFEKFKRFMSIYEEDMGANEAFSILINVEPFNSLSFNEERLIEMGVDVSQL
- a CDS encoding Z1 domain-containing protein — translated: MENKEIKDAVQSNLLNLISRGVEITNAVIRERVNRYHPMYPVDEYPNIKWERIINELETHHTITIGVSETLYNNHRIPWVRNYKQNNPNLLDFPFWNNYKRYLTEIQHLPQTVVDEIDQSTDAILDGMSNPNEGKNFEKKGLVIGYVQSGKTGNYVGLINKAIDVGYKFIVVLAGMHNNLRQQTQFRIDQGVNGIQRINGETKPVGVGTLLNRFNTQTQTLTTADVNGDFNSAAANMNGINFNVDTPLIAVIKKNIHPLTNMNKWLENVIGINKETQSDKTVLIIDDEADQASINNNFKPEDLNAPLIDDEGNEDEANTPSAISGGIVNLMNKFSRRCYTGYTATPYANVLIPLDNPHHQSIFPEDFIVRLKQPSNYLGPEKYFEQGLPGILQIDSSEGFSDELKAFKKEEIEELNIPNSLKMATKQFIISGALRFFRDQQNSHMSMLIHVSHLTRIQNHLGVVFRDYWSELKGAIENNNEKLWEDLKSLYQGKKVNGLISEIQSQKKYTSEYSANESFQNNNFDLPIDFSELRDYVRSFVAAVEILVVNGNKINKGQSLDYHLHPNGRKVIAIGGNTMSRGLTLEGLHTSYFIRHARTFDTLMQMGRWFGYRSNYADLCRVITSSDIATDFSEICLADTTMNENISAMIRSNASPRDFLIKIRQSTTSLSVTSKMGVGGEMQISWAGGEVITNLLTRNSETILNNHNVVIDLISKIENKCQINKSDNKLVFENVFLEGELDYFKDNFIVENNNGSLELSKIFEFYKKSGFDTVNVVIVGRKSGVKGNYSFLGKKMGLAQRNSKDPEYYPHFKVPNGKLTDASYIASFIEVNKIGLTEKEQRSPSITCTYLSKPIITFVALDPEYFYSNIKVERSESPSLENMHKGLQDLIDQESGGYSSIPYGLSIATPSKKPGSGLINNNSVSVLVNQMVKENI
- a CDS encoding PD-(D/E)XK motif protein, whose translation is MNIKKIFSELIVSESSSGKYNTRLIDFDEANRYKTILAIDKLSDNQKCVLLQLKNGGKSSQVIINNINTLDSIQIDTFPVPDPGTTELDTYYSIKLDRNTEEDIFYTFLTDIIETAKKSISELVILDILKRVKSWMNFFKAKKTGVLTESSQIGLFAELTVLKVLLEENPKDILDVVTSWVGPKNQNQDFIFPNTQAVEVKCTTKNNRYEVKINNEFQLDGTGLSGLFLVVYQVKRHKITEASSLPSLPKIIEEIENLLIHDTDAKFEFAGLLLEVGYLAEAEIEYLDFGFQIINEPEIYDVNTRFPKLARVSIPNSIKKIEYNLNLQDQPTLDLTLNNLITL